CGAGGACTAGACAGTGTGTCGTACCCATGGGAACGAGTCCTCGGAGGACTTGACAGTGTGTCGTACCCATGCAAGtatgtgcgtctctctctcggcattgtgtgtgtgtgtgtcgtacccATGCGTACGAGTCCTCTCTCCGAGGGCTTGGCAGCGTTGCAGGTGTCCAGTTGCTGCAGCAGGTCATTCAGGTGACAGTCTGTCGCCTCTGGAATCTCTCTGAGCAGCGGCTCGTCTTTCTGCTCCACCTTCTCCGTCCCTAATGAAGACAAGAGGACGACACTAGACCCCCCGCCGAAGGAAAGgaagggaggaaaggaaggaagagGCCGACACTAGACCCTCCGCTTAAGAGAAGAGGCCGACACTAGACCCCTGGGCTGAAAGAaaggaagggaggaaaggagaccgAGACTAGACCCCAACGCTGAAGGAAAGGAAgttaggaaaggagagagagacactagaccACAGCGTCCTACGTCGTGTGAAGCCTAACCTTTGTTGTTGAGAGCGGTGAGCGGGCGCCTCTGGCCGGGCTCCAGAGACGAGGGAGCGATGGAGAAGCGCGGCGGGACGGTCAGGCAGGTGGTGGGGAGACGTAAGGGGGTGTAACCCTCGGTGAAGAACTCGTCCGTCTGCAGCTGGGAGACGGTGGGACGCTGGGAAGGGTCGGCGTGGAGCATTCGCTTGATCAGAGACGCTGCCACGGGGTTGAtttgctacagaaacaggatttTAAAAAACAGGACAAACGGAGAGAAGATTTTGTGACGAAAACTGGAAATCAGCACGAATGACCTTTGAATTATTAAGGTAATTGACACCTTCAATGTGTTAACTCACCCAGGGGGATAATGTAGTGGTATAATACGGTGTATTAACTCACCCAGGGAGATAATGTAGTGGTATAATACGGTGTGTTAACTCACCCAGGGAGATAATGTAGTAGTATAATACGGTGTGTTAACTCACCCAGGGAGATAATGTAGTAGTATAATACGGTGTGTTAACTCACCCAGGGAGATAATATAGTGGTACTCACCCAGGGGGATAATGTAGCGGTACTCACCCAGGGGGATAATGTAGCGGTACTCACCCAGGGGGATAATGTAGTGGTATAATACAGCGTTAACTCACCCAGGGGGATAATGTAGGGGTCTCACCCAGGGGGATAATGTAGTGGTCTCACCCAGGGGGATAATGTAGTGGTATAATACGGTGGTAACTCACCCAGAGGGATAATGTAGTGGTATAATACGGTGTTAACTCACCCAGAGGGATAATGTAGTGGTATAATACGGCGTTAACTCCCCCAGGGGGATAACCCCAGTGGTATAATACGGCGTTTACTCACCCAGGGGGATAATGTAGTGGTATAATACGGCGTTTACTCACCCAGGGGGATAATGTAGTGGTATAATACGGTAGTAACTCACCCAGGGAATAGTGTAATTGTTCTTTTTGATTCGGTTGTAGGTTTCCTTCAGACACGTCGTCTCAAACGGAGGTTTACCGACCAGCAGCGTGTACCTGAGAGAGACGAGGCCTGTTACAATACAGACCACTACTGGGGGGGACCCCACCCCCCCAGATACAGACCACTACTGGTGGGGGACCCCCCCCTCAGATACAGACCACTACTGGTGGGGGACCCCCCCCTCAGATACAGACCACTACTGGTGGGGGACCCCCCCCTCAGATACAGACCACTACTGGGGGACACCCCCCTCAGATACAGACCACTACTGGTGGGGCCCCCCCCCTCAGATCTAGACCACTACTGGGGGAACCCCCCAGATACAGTATTAAATATCTGTATTCGCAAgcattaatgtggtatattgtttAGTTTTAATTTATTGCGACCAGAACGACTTTGAAAACAGATACCAATGTCATTTTTCGATGCCCAAACTCTCTCGTTAAAAATGTACCGAATGTAAcgataaacacagtacaaaaaaaCCCTGcaaacatacctgatcaaatatacatttatttattacCCCAGTAGCTAAGCTCGTCTACGTTCCACTTACAGGATACAGCCCAGAGACCAGACGTCGACCTCGAAACTGTGGCCTTTCTTACAGAGGACCTCCGGGGCGATGTAGTTCGGCGTCCCGCATAACGTCTTCTTACGTTCCCCTTCGAATTCTATCTTTGTGGCGAGGCCAAAGTCaccttggaggaggaggagagacagataggTGTTTAGACAAGGTGCtgtacagaggtgtgtgtgtgtgtgtgtacattctgGACCGGCtcaccaagtgtgtgtgtgtgtgtgtgtggagtgtgtatattaatgtgtgtgtgtgtgtgtgtgtgcgctgcgtACCTATCTTAACGTCCATGTCGTCGCTGAGGAAGATGTTCCCCAGTTTCAGGTCTCTGTGTATCACTCTGTTGTCGTGGAGGTACTGACAGCCTTTTACCAGCTGCATCATATAATAACGGGCCTCGGGCTCCGTTACCGCCTTACGACGCTTATGCAGCTCcaacagagactgagagagggggggggggacagagaaaTGGAGGGGTTTAGCAACTGTTATATCACTGGggttaacttgtattttttaggGTTTACTTCTGAATGTCTGATTGGAAGAGGGGACGGGACGGACAATGTACTTAGTCTAAGTTGTCATGccaagaaaaaaacagtttttagtAGTTTGTACAAAATCATAAATCAAAAAAGGGGCGGACTAGTTTTTTTAAAGAAAGTTCAAGAGTTGTAAATAACTTTTCAATTCAAAAGCACAAACTATATATAAAATCTAAGTACTTATGCAATCCTAGTTAGTCACCTTGAAAAGGAGGGGGACAAGTTGTGTTTTAAACAACAAGTCTTGTTAATTCAAGTAGCTAGTCATGTTGAGCGTTAGgtttcatttacattacattttacatgtcCTTCCTAGACTAGGAAGTGTCCAAAACTAGATACAGTAGCtcctaaaaaaacattattaattaaaacttattattattaaaactaagttaaaaaaaaattaaattataTAATCAGAAATCCAACTCACCCTTCGTCTGCAAATTTCCAAAACGACAAAAACAAAATCATCATCCTCGAAAAATCCGTGAAATCCAACAATGTGAGGATTGTCGAGACTCTTGTGAATGGCGATTTCAGAGCTCATTTTTTCCCTCTGATGAGGCTTGAGAATCATGGATTTAGGGACGACTTTACCGGCGAAAACTTCTTTCGTTTCCATATCTGTGATTTCGTAGCATTTAGCAAAACCACCTTTACCAAGAAATCTTCCCCGGGTGTATTTTTTGAACGTCCGAGGATCTATAAGAATATCCGGGATTTCTTTGAGAGGTGCCGATTTGGGGTCGACGTTTGTCGACGGATTCGTCGCCTTGGCTACAGGTGCACtcatttttaataataataataaataaataaataaagtgccctTCGAAagcaacaaaaatatataaagatatgttgacaaaaaaaaaaaaaagacaatttaaaataaataaaaatccaatACAcaacaaaaagaaagaaaaaaaaaaaaggttatgcTAATCTACCTCACTTTAGACagggctaactagctagctagctagccttccGAGTAACCCACTGAATTCAAATCAAAACTAAACCAAATGTTTTACCAAACTGTtcgcttacatttttttttacgtaCGATACCCAAGAATCAAATCGATTTTTTAACTTTAATATAATTGAATTATAATATAAACAACACCTCACCGTTGTTACTACTTTGCTCGTCGTTTATTTATTAACAACAGCGTCGACTAAAGCTAGCTGTTAGTTTAAATGCTGGTCTGTTCGTTTCAGCCGCCTGTGATTGGTCCTGACGAGTTTGAATTCGGACGGAAACAAAGCATCACGGGAAAGTTTTCAACCAAAAAATGGGCCAATTACCGAGCGGGAAATTCATATCCGTAGCACCGATTGGTTAAAACACCTGTAGATAACGCCCCTTATCTTCCTTAAACACTGACCAATCACCGACAACAAAAACCCCCAAGACGATAACCAAATTAATTGTGGGAAATGTAGTAGCTTGTATTGTCGTGTGAATAGAAAAACCACACCTTAGCAAGaacgaaaaacaaaacaaaaaacgttATTATTACAACCCATCGCCGATAAAACAATAATTGTAAATGTTTTAGGTAAACTATAAACAATAGAACTGCTGACAAAAATTTAAACTCCGTCCGACAAGGATGAGTCTGACTTCTCTCACCCAATTCAcgacattttctttaggaatgtagtgaagtaaaagtaaaaattgtcaataatataaatagtaaggtaaagtaaaaaaaaaaaaaaacaagtagtactttaaagtatttttacttaagtagttcACACCACTGGTTTTAGGTTACTGTAAAAGCAGCCTCATGCTTCCCAACAAAAACAGTTCAGGACAAATTCATGCATATATTTGGTGTGTTCCTGTTCCTATATTCAATCTGGAGTCCAGAGGGCgctcagagtgtgctctgggcgtttgtaaattcagagcgggCTGTCAGATTGTCCTGTTGTTAAATTCAGTGCGTTTCGCTTTCGGAAACGTTCAGAGAGTACACACTGagcgctctggccgaggagtagggtcgATCGGAGCGTTCTGacccgtggattgatgaggaattgaaaaaatggtatggttaagagggatgaggcaaaaggaatggcaaataagtctcctctgcacaaccgattggcaaacaaactgcaaggaataagttagtcataaattaaaaaaaactaaaagcattgtatttgggacaaatgattcactaaaccctaaacctcaactaaatattgtaataaataaataattaaactgcTTGgattaaccctggattgtaaagtgtcatggtcaaaacatattgataacaacagtagctaagatggggagaagtctgtccataataaagcgttactctgccttcttaacaacactatcaacaaggcaggtcctacaggccctagtttctaccttcttaacaacactatcaacaaggcaggtcctacaggtcctacaggttttaacagcactatcaacaaggcaggtcctacaggccctagtttctaccttcttaacagcactatcaacaaggcaggtcctacaggccctagtttctaccttcttaacaacactatcaacaaggcaggtcctacaggccctagtttctagcTCTAGTCTCCACatctcaccaccactaccttggattcccctcaggaCCCTGTTTACCCTGTTCTACTCAGCCAACTTCAGTCTCCACATCTGTTTTTTCTGCAACTCATCCGAGTTTCCCCGGACCTGCACTCCATATCTCCCTGTGTAACAATAAATATTTTGGTTTAattcatccctgtttcctcaTTTAAGTCTGTTCCTGGGTACCCCTGTGTCGCGTACAATCTGGCCGAGAGATGGAGATTGAGTCCCTCGTTGTTCGTCAGGCTCAGCTGAACTGAGCCTGATCCAGGAAACGGTCCTTGTAAGGTTCTGTTTGTACCAGATTCAGTTCAGTTCTGATGTTCTTCAATGGGGCCCGTTCTACTCACCTCACCCTGTCACCTTGGCATGAACCGGACTGTCGCCTTCCAGGCGTCAGCAATTTTCGGTTGCCCACCATGGAGAAAGATGCTCGGAATTCATCTCAGCCTGCTCGGTCTGTGCTCGGGAACAAAACCTCCACCAAAACCTAGATCCGGGTCTGCTTCGTCCTCTTCCCATAATCAATCGCACCCTGGTCACACATAGCTTTTGACTTCGTCACTGACCTCCCCCCCCATCGAACGGTAACTCAGTCGTTCTCGCTACTATTGACCGATTTGTTTTTTCTCCAAAGTGGCTCACTTCCTTTCCCTCTCCAAGCTTCCTTCCTCCAGGGAGACTGCGGACCTGCTGGTATCCCATGTTTTACGGCTCAATGGCATCCCTAGTGACATTGTTTCTGAAAGAGGACCCCCAACGGCCAGACCGAGCGGGCCAACCAGGAGTTGGAAACTGGCCTACGCTGTGTGACTTCAGCTAACCCTTCCTCTTGTAGTGCCTAGCTACCCTGGGTGGAATATGCCCAGAACACGCTCATTGAGGGTGgggcggcagtgtagcctagtggttagagtgttggactagttaaccgaaaggttgcaagatcgaatccccgagctgacaaggtacaaatctgtcattctgcccctgaacaaggcagttaacccactgttcctaggccgtcattgtaaaataagaatttgttcttaactgacttgcctagttaaataaaatggaaAAAATCAACACCTCATCAGGTATGTCTCCCTTTTGAGTGTTCTCTGGGTTACCAACCTCCCTTGTTCCCTGCCCAAGAGGTCGAAGTAGTGGTGCCCTCAGTCCAGGACCACATGCGCTGTTGTCGTCGCACCTGGAGGAGGGCCCGGGCTGCTCTTCTTCGTGCCTCAGCCAGGACCCAATCCCAACATAACCGTCGCCTTGCTTCAGCCACAGTCTACACTCCAGGCCAAAAAGGTATGGCTTTCATCTAAGGACTTGCCTCTGAAAGTGGTTTCCAAAAAACTAGCTTTCACTGGCCCCTTTGAGATTGATCGTGTCATAAACCCCACTGCTTTTCATCTGAAACTCCCAGACTCTCTCAAAATTCACTCCACCTTCCATGTATCCTAAATTTAAACCAGTCTGCTCCGgtccccctgtcccctcctgcAGCTGCTCCTCCACAACCCTCGGCTCGTCGACGACCATCCTGCCTATACCGTCCGGCGGCTTGTGGATAGTGTGCCGTCGCGGTTGGCATtatctggtggactgggagggatacggaCCTGCTGGGTGCTCCGTCGTCACATTCTGGATCCCTCCCTCTGACAGGATTTTCATACCTCACACCCAGACAAGAGGGGTCGTGCGGCAGGTGGCGTctgtggaggggtggggggggaagACAATCACATCTGCTCCTACTACGCCCTCTGGTGTTCATCTGGTATCTTCTTGACCTGCAGTTACTCCCCctgtactctccctctctctccctctctctctctgtctgtctgtctctctctctctccctctccctctctctctgtctctctgtctctctcactctctc
The genomic region above belongs to Salmo salar unplaced genomic scaffold, Ssal_v3.1, whole genome shotgun sequence and contains:
- the LOC106590979 gene encoding serine/threonine-protein kinase PLK1 isoform X2 encodes the protein MSAPVAKATNPSTNVDPKSAPLKEIPDILIDPRTFKKYTRGRFLGKGGFAKCYEITDMETKEVFAGKVVPKSMILKPHQREKMSSEIAIHKSLDNPHIVGFHGFFEDDDFVFVVLEICRRRSLLELHKRRKAVTEPEARYYMMQLVKGCQYLHDNRVIHRDLKLGNIFLSDDMDVKIGDFGLATKIEFEGERKKTLCGTPNYIAPEVLCKKGHSFEVDVWSLGCILYTLLVGKPPFETTCLKETYNRIKKNNYTIPWQINPVAASLIKRMLHADPSQRPTVSQLQTDEFFTEGYTPLRLPTTCLTVPPRFSIAPSSLEPGQRRPLTALNNKGYQLCDNSVGVLFNDCTRMIMYADGDSLQYIDKMAAESYLSVRSYPATLSKKITLLKYFRNYMSEHLLKAGANITPRDGDELARLPYLGHWFRTKSAIVLHLTNGTVQINFFQDHTKLILCPLMGAVSFIDEKRDFRTYKTSLIQEFGCCKELASRMSYARLMVAKLLSCKSSTPR
- the LOC106590979 gene encoding serine/threonine-protein kinase PLK1 isoform X1, encoding MSAPVAKATNPSTNVDPKSAPLKEIPDILIDPRTFKKYTRGRFLGKGGFAKCYEITDMETKEVFAGKVVPKSMILKPHQREKMSSEIAIHKSLDNPHIVGFHGFFEDDDFVFVVLEICRRRSLLELHKRRKAVTEPEARYYMMQLVKGCQYLHDNRVIHRDLKLGNIFLSDDMDVKIGDFGLATKIEFEGERKKTLCGTPNYIAPEVLCKKGHSFEVDVWSLGCILYTLLVGKPPFETTCLKETYNRIKKNNYTIPWQINPVAASLIKRMLHADPSQRPTVSQLQTDEFFTEGYTPLRLPTTCLTVPPRFSIAPSSLEPGQRRPLTALNNKGTEKVEQKDEPLLREIPEATDCHLNDLLQQLDTCNAAKPSERGLVRMEEAEDPACVPIFWISKWVDYSDKYGLGYQLCDNSVGVLFNDCTRMIMYADGDSLQYIDKMAAESYLSVRSYPATLSKKITLLKYFRNYMSEHLLKAGANITPRDGDELARLPYLGHWFRTKSAIVLHLTNGTVQINFFQDHTKLILCPLMGAVSFIDEKRDFRTYKTSLIQEFGCCKELASRMSYARLMVAKLLSCKSSTPR